ttatataaaaacgcAAGCGAAAAACGTCAACATTGACGGAAGGAAATAGGTAGTAGATTTAAACGGTACTGCACCATAGATGAGGTAAACAGTTATTGGAGGGTTTTTTCCGAGTGTTTACAATGAGTACGATGATCGGACAGGCACAAAAGTTGGGATATAAGTAGCAAGAAGCACTTTGCGACACGAAACGGGGCAGTAAAAATGTGAACGAGGCAGTAAAATGTTACCGTTTGATGATCGAGGTGATCGTGGAAAATTATGCACACATTACCCAGTTCGTGCCTACTTAAAATGAAACTGGCAATATCGTGACGTGCCAAAGAAATGCAATATCTCACTTGAACTGAGAAGTCACGTTCACCTGCAGTTTCTCAGATCAGATGCTCATTGTATTGTAGGACTTACGTTCCTTACCGTGTGTCATAGACGTAACGTTGTGCCGTTGTGCATACTTTCAGTGTAGTCAGTGTAGAAGAGGAGGAGCTTTGCAGCCATTTATAGCACTCCCAACAAGTCATTAATAGTTTTTGTTACTATCTCATTTCCTTCTAATTTCTGAGAATTCAACTAGATATTTAGTTCATAATGTTTATGCATCTCTTGATCCACAGTTTCTCCAACAAGATCGGAAGATTCTCCACCGTCATCAACTCTGTCTTCCACAGATGACGTCTCATCCGGAAAGAACAGACTAACTGTTCCAGTCCAAACGCGGCCACGCGCAGCAACAGAGTCACTACGGGCCGAAGCCTTGCGCAAGTTAGAAATCGCCGAGGGAAGACCACGAGCAAATTCCGAATTCATCTTCTCAAGAAAGTTTCTTGAAGGAGGAATCAGCGAAAGGCATGAAGTGTATAATGAAAGGGGAAATTTTACATTACCGAGGAATTTCCACATGCCAGAGTCTGGTGATCGAGGCCGAGCAGCTTCCGACAGGTCATCGGATATTTCTCAACCGTTTTCCGATTCGTGTTCAGAAAGTTCCGGAGATTCCGATCACCTAAGTATAGGTAACCCTCACAGTCCAACTTATCGAGGCATAACCAAGCGAGCGTCATACGACGAGAATCAAAATGAACGATTAAAGATTGCTGAAGAGCGGCTATACACTGGACTCATGCGGAGCGAGGAAGGAAGGAAAACTACCAAAAGCCCAGTGGAGAATGTCATAACCTGGGTCATTGAGCCGcctaaaaaagaagaaagtcaTTTTAATAAAGTTCAACAAAAGCACACCAATGGTAAGAGACCAAATCCACCCCAACGAGGAGACAGTAGCCGAAGAGCAAGCATAGAAAGAGCATACGGGAAATCAACTGCTCTTTGATAAGACTGTTTAAAATGGAATAACGGAAGGTGAACAGTCGAACTTCCCTCTGGGAAGAAACTTTTATTTGAGGCAAATGTCTCGAGTTTCCACTGAAGCTACGCTATATTATATTAATATAGTGAGTACAGTAATACAGAGCACTCTCTGGTCCGTTGTTGACCGGCGGCCTAAGCAGGACTTAACTGAGAGTGCAACAAGACAGATATGTAGCTTATTAATATGTTCCATGCAAAAATCTCAGTGAACTCAAAAAGGTGATGTCTTTGCTCATCATGGTTCTTAGTCTCTTGCACTGTTCAGGTCATTTCGAAAATCAGTTGTAGTCAAGTATGATCCGATTTAATTGCGTCTTTAAAAACTTCCCCTTCTTTGGactaagttaaaaaaataacgataaCTTCAGTAATAAGTTTAAAGTGCTAATAAATAGTGTAAATAAGCTTTTAAGTGTTTTGTTTCCATATGAACGATATGCACAAACAGCATAGACCACGAGCAGTCTCTAGTTTTTCTTTGTCCGTCGAGCgaaacgcccgagacacgcaaatgaccacgcgcgtgactgaaggcgcaaGACGAGATAGGCTACCACCCTCGTTTCTCTCGTCTCCTCGAAGCTCGCGCGCGTGCacactgctcgcagtctacaaaGAGCATtgatcctgtttttttttttttttttaaggcactAAAAGATACTGCTCACTAgctttcacctcgttcagcaATTGACTTTACAAAGAAAACTTAAGACTATAAGAAAACTAATTTACGTCAGTACCGTAACAAGTTAAGGCTTGGCATGGCAAGAATTGCAAGAGCTGAACCTTAGCCCAACTTTTGACTAAGAATTTTTAATGTCTTGCATTAGTAAATTTGcgattttataaattatttactGTGGATACTTTAATAGATTGTATATTGAAAATGGATTGATCTAACAGACACACTGATTTTTCTGCCGACGACAAAGATAAATATTATCGaggttttgattttattttgttaaaaaaaaaaacatgaaaaaagtgtTGGAAGAAATATAATGTCATCTTCTTTGGTAGTAAATCTATGTCCGGTGTTCTTACTCCCCCAAGTACTGGCGCTCGGCCTTCCCTACATCCAGTCTAGAGGAATGTTGTCTTATCTAGCGTCAGTGTCGACCTGAACGCTCAAAGCCCTCACCGGTTTGTGGTTCATAGCAGCCTCCTTGTTAGACTATAAAGGGTGACCGACTCTGATCCGCGCTAAAAATCATCATCCCtgatcaagagactataaaggggacagagagggcatcccccatatacaccctattccataggtaattcgtctcgagttatttttagaaccgcagatcccaagggggattggacaacagccaatcacatagcgcgaatgtatTCCGCGTGGACGACCCACGCTAGAGCCACGCGTCCTCCGCGAATTGACGcggaacaaaatgggggaagacgcggagagcgattttgctattccttttgtcgacgaaaacgactacagcgagatttctgcgaaagctgtgtcagcgaaacgggaatttaaaaaaaatcgcccttcctctcttgtatagagctaacagtacagcagggaaatccttaacacactgaatattctctcaggatcatttataatttacagtttgaagagagcaatttctggtttgatatttattcctttattagtcttttattattcaacaaaaataacacttggcgtcctacttgccttattagggactttaagatccaacggcgcgacggcgacaagaacgtcgcttaaaaagtgaatttgagttttttcagtctttatagcgattattcctacccacttactttgtcaattgtaggcgagccctcctgaagctgaatttcaagggaccatattcaagctcagaaagagaaataaaatttcgtcgttacttgtttacgtcctccataaaacgcgaaattaggcattttcacgtcgtagtcttgcaaaaacaggaaagaaatgaacaaaaaagtgtgctgcacgtgcaaagttgttgttttgctaattaaacctattgtttttttgacgttctagttgtcgtccgcgtcgttggatcttaaactccctattgtataaacgaccggtttcaatagactggcgaaatttctcattttattaaagcactgaggttacgacaacttcgagttaaactgatttcacgggctgtcaaagagtccagcgattcctttttcccaggtgagcgccgactcatttcgcttcaatattcaggaatgctctcgatctttttacgctttcattgcctttcgcccgacatgttttgcacggcgtatAGTCATGCGAAaactccacgaaacatccacgcctcgcgcgaggtaaccttatcccgattctaaaaataactcgagacgaattacctatggaatagggtgtatatgggggatgccctctctgtcccctttatagtctcttgcccTGATGCACCGATTGAATCAGCGAAAAGAGACTGAAATGGCTATCTTCTGtcatcaatttttttaaccCTGCCTACGCAATCAACTGTTTTCAGTTTAGGCAAGAGAAATTACCGGTACAAAGTAATAAGAATCCTTGATTAGCTCCGCATTTGTTTAAGCAACTCTCTCGGGCGGGAATAACCAATTTGGTGCCCAGGATTAGAAAAAGGGTGGCACAGAGACCAGGAAAAGACTAAGTATATAAACACGCGCGCTCGATTCATTCCTTAAGCGAATTAGGGAGAAGCCTTTTTTAAGCTATTGTTAACGACGATGACATTTCCCTAAGTGCCACTCTAAGAAGAAATCATTAAAGACTGTTAAAGTTAATTAAAAGAAGGTCATGAATAAAGTCGCTTTTATCGGCTTGAAATTgtttcctttcatattttagCTGCTTTCATAAAACTGGCCGAGATGTTGTAGTTTAGTGGTGTATGTAGAAGCGAAAGCAAACAAACTCGTGAGCTTTCGCTAAAATTGATTAAATCTTCGACAAACCGCAAACGGCTACCACTATTGAGGTTTACTGGGCTGCCGTCGGTAGTGCTCGCTTTTCACGTAAAGTCATTGAAAGCGCCATTAAACTGGGCCCGGCATATTTTACTGAAACTCAGGTTACTCCATGTAAATTTCCCAAAATCCAAAACAAACCCTATGTTAGTCTTTCACGTACGAACTATCCTGATGCCTATAGAATTGCCGTTGTATCCGGAAACAGTAGGTGGCAACTTCTGTTTCTCTTTCTAGTCAACTTTTTCACTGGGAAGACTCGGTGCAAATTGTTCCGATTTCTCCAACTTTTCTCAACAATTTCTCTCTTAAAACGTTTATAATTCTTTACTTCAGCAAACATTTCCATGATTAACGTAGACGTTCACCATACTTTATACTTTAAGTATAAGTAGAAGAGAAACGTTAAAAATTACTCACGTTTTCGCGTtggttgtcctggttgtttACGCAGAGTGCCTCCTTCACGATGAAAACAGCTGACGGTCGGCGGATTGCGGCGGACGGCAGACGTAAAATGGCGGGAAAAAGGCACGTGGTCATCGGTCATCCCTGCTTGCCCAGCCTCGTCTCCAGTCTCTTCTCGTTACTCAATAGAGGGAtttaagcatcgcgtttacggcaaacggcaaacgtgagattcacgttttagaaattttcaaaatgagaaatgagcagaaaagaacagcttaaaacaattcttatggatagaattggcgtgaatctaccgattttcgtgtagttataatgaacagtaaacgacaagtaaaggggaaacttggtcacgtggcacaAATTCACGCCTGCCGTTTGCCGCAAACGCGATGCTAAACCTCTCTAATAGCAAAACAACGAAAAATCAGGAACGCTAACAAATTCAGTTTCGATTACTATGAGTGATA
The sequence above is a segment of the Porites lutea chromosome 3, jaPorLute2.1, whole genome shotgun sequence genome. Coding sequences within it:
- the LOC140930606 gene encoding uncharacterized protein, encoding MPSAMDNQMSSPKFITCPDCGERYDNGQKRRLIDTCGHPRCYSCLFVDKPCPLCQKIPQDPRSRSGSLRTDISGGSDESLNNLGNTLTSGTLSKDQTSLSHPDLSEIQKTRALTLPARGFRTDNYFRSLYRYDPHANDTADERDSKDKPRRVLNYHKSLENLSDEFWRSVERAASPLGRGRISPTRSEDSPPSSTLSSTDDVSSGKNRLTVPVQTRPRAATESLRAEALRKLEIAEGRPRANSEFIFSRKFLEGGISERHEVYNERGNFTLPRNFHMPESGDRGRAASDRSSDISQPFSDSCSESSGDSDHLSIGNPHSPTYRGITKRASYDENQNERLKIAEERLYTGLMRSEEGRKTTKSPVENVITWVIEPPKKEESHFNKVQQKHTNGKRPNPPQRGDSSRRASIERAYGKSTAL